From one Lysinibacillus sp. G4S2 genomic stretch:
- a CDS encoding XRE family transcriptional regulator: MDRDIGILIKRLRKSKKMTLKEVSEKTDLSISFLSQVERSLCSVTLHSLRKISEALGVSPSYFFPDSIQMDKDMIRRGASKQSEHKSSFIYSDLSGNVSNPIFVPISVTLLPGDKRETPFSHEGQEFIYVTDGILTIILDNTEYDLFPGDSIHMNSTIPHNWFNKTDKPTNFIFVSSTSIKV, translated from the coding sequence ATGGATCGAGATATAGGAATTTTAATAAAAAGACTTCGTAAGTCAAAAAAAATGACGTTGAAGGAAGTCTCTGAAAAAACAGATTTATCTATAAGCTTTTTATCTCAAGTGGAACGATCTCTTTGTTCCGTTACACTACACTCCTTGCGCAAAATATCTGAAGCTCTTGGTGTTAGTCCAAGTTATTTCTTTCCTGATTCAATACAAATGGACAAAGATATGATTAGACGTGGCGCTTCTAAACAATCGGAACATAAATCATCGTTTATCTATTCGGACCTTTCTGGAAATGTTTCAAACCCCATATTTGTTCCAATTTCAGTAACCTTATTGCCTGGGGACAAACGAGAAACGCCTTTTTCTCATGAAGGACAGGAATTTATTTATGTCACCGATGGAATCTTGACTATCATTCTTGATAATACAGAATATGATCTTTTTCCTGGGGATAGTATTCATATGAATTCAACCATACCCCACAACTGGTTTAATAAAACAGATAAACCTACAAATTTCATATTCGTTTCTTCAACTTCCATCAAAGTCTAA
- a CDS encoding proline racemase family protein — protein sequence MEFKKMFTTIDLHVSGEPLRIITGGLPEIKGETQLERRAYCMEHLDHIREVLMYEPRGHDGMYGCIITPPATQGADIGVLFMHNEGWSTMCGHGVIAVVTMAIETGMIEVKDENDKLIIDCPCGPVTAYAKCSGTKVESVSFENVPSFVYRKDFPIKIDGHEFDVDISYGGAFYAVVDSEKVGLQVNNKDLWDLQVSGDKIKHYIESQIEVKHPYEDITGIYGVIFSDNPKDSNADLRNVTIFADKQVDRSPCGSGTAARAATLYERGVLKEDGRFIHESITDGQFVGEVLSLTTVDEFKAVIPKVSGNAFITGFHQFVISPDDPLNRGFLLK from the coding sequence ATGGAATTCAAAAAAATGTTTACTACTATTGATCTTCATGTGTCAGGCGAACCGTTGCGGATTATTACTGGGGGATTACCTGAAATTAAAGGAGAAACGCAGCTAGAAAGACGTGCCTATTGTATGGAACATTTGGATCATATTCGAGAAGTACTAATGTATGAGCCTAGAGGTCATGATGGCATGTATGGTTGCATTATTACTCCACCAGCGACCCAAGGTGCAGACATAGGTGTCTTGTTCATGCACAATGAGGGCTGGAGTACAATGTGTGGTCATGGCGTTATTGCGGTAGTGACGATGGCTATTGAAACAGGCATGATTGAGGTAAAAGATGAAAACGATAAACTTATCATTGATTGTCCGTGTGGGCCTGTAACGGCGTATGCAAAGTGTAGTGGAACTAAAGTAGAATCGGTTTCCTTTGAAAATGTTCCTTCTTTTGTCTATAGAAAAGATTTCCCGATTAAAATTGATGGTCACGAATTTGATGTAGATATTTCATACGGCGGTGCTTTTTATGCCGTGGTTGATAGTGAGAAAGTTGGCCTACAAGTGAACAACAAGGATTTATGGGATTTGCAAGTATCGGGTGACAAAATTAAACATTACATCGAAAGTCAAATCGAAGTAAAACATCCATATGAAGATATAACAGGGATTTACGGTGTGATTTTCTCTGATAATCCAAAAGACAGCAATGCTGATTTACGAAATGTCACAATCTTTGCTGATAAACAGGTTGATCGATCCCCATGTGGTTCGGGTACTGCTGCAAGAGCAGCTACTTTATACGAACGTGGCGTACTAAAGGAAGATGGAAGATTTATTCATGAAAGTATAACAGATGGACAATTTGTTGGTGAAGTACTTTCATTGACGACAGTGGATGAATTTAAAGCTGTTATTCCAAAAGTTAGTGGGAATGCCTTTATCACAGGTTTCCATCAATTTGTGATTAGTCCAGATGATCCCCTTAATAGAGGGTTTTTATTGAAGTAA
- a CDS encoding ornithine cyclodeaminase family protein: MLVISSDEQKSLVDMNEIIECVAVALKEFSANRTITPIRAALPFNNDQNTALIMPSVAEELSSVGLKVVTVAPNNKELGKKTITGVVMLSDFKTGEPIALLEGSYLTMIRTGALSGVATKYLSREDSKKLCIIGTGEQANGLVEAIVAVRDIEEILLYNRTEQKAHEFAEYIRNKFDKHVQVYSDPNEAVRKADIIVTTTNSSTPVFSESLKPGAHVNAVGSFRPTMQELPSHALSSAHKVVVESKEAALEETGDIIIPINEGVFDLDDIFGELGQIVDGKLKGRESSEEITLFKSVGLAIVDIVVAKYFYEKAVKNKMGTSINL, translated from the coding sequence ATGTTAGTTATAAGTTCGGATGAACAAAAAAGTTTAGTAGATATGAATGAAATTATTGAATGCGTGGCTGTTGCCTTAAAGGAATTTTCAGCAAATAGAACTATTACACCTATCCGCGCTGCTCTGCCTTTTAATAATGACCAAAATACAGCATTGATTATGCCTTCTGTAGCTGAAGAACTTAGTAGTGTTGGATTAAAGGTAGTAACAGTAGCACCCAATAATAAAGAGTTAGGTAAGAAAACGATAACTGGAGTGGTAATGCTATCAGACTTTAAAACTGGGGAACCAATTGCTCTTCTAGAAGGTTCTTATTTAACGATGATTAGAACCGGTGCTTTGTCAGGTGTTGCAACGAAGTATTTATCCCGAGAAGATTCAAAAAAGTTATGCATCATAGGCACGGGGGAACAAGCAAATGGTCTAGTTGAAGCTATAGTAGCTGTACGAGATATTGAAGAAATTCTTCTTTATAATAGAACAGAACAAAAAGCACATGAATTTGCTGAGTACATTAGAAACAAATTTGATAAACATGTACAAGTCTATTCAGATCCGAATGAAGCGGTACGTAAAGCTGACATTATTGTTACGACAACCAATTCTTCAACACCAGTTTTTTCTGAATCGCTAAAGCCTGGTGCTCATGTAAATGCGGTTGGTTCATTCAGACCTACGATGCAAGAATTGCCATCTCATGCTCTTTCTTCAGCTCACAAGGTAGTAGTTGAATCCAAAGAAGCAGCCTTAGAAGAGACGGGTGACATAATAATTCCAATAAATGAAGGAGTCTTTGATTTAGATGATATCTTTGGAGAGCTCGGACAAATTGTAGATGGAAAATTAAAAGGTAGAGAAAGCTCAGAAGAAATTACTTTATTTAAATCTGTAGGATTAGCCATTGTAGATATTGTCGTTGCAAAATATTTTTACGAAAAAGCTGTTAAAAATAAAATGGGAACTAGCATTAACCTTTAA
- a CDS encoding dicarboxylate/amino acid:cation symporter produces the protein MKWWRKQKLYVKIFIGVVVGVVLGLIFGPKVAILKPIGDVFIRLLQMLIVPLAFFSIVSGITKLEDIKMLRSIGGKIMLIYIVTTLLSTLIGVITALLIRPGKGEIGLLGKTETIEREEFSFLDNIVQWFPSNVVQAMSETNMLQIIIFGIFVGIAMVLLGDKVKRMKELAHEGANLMIKIAEIVINFAPYGIMALIANVIGTLGLGVVIEVGRYVLSAFIGFSIILLVVYPIMLKVLGKTSPLFFYKQVSPAMLVACSTTSSSATLPAAMDVSRDGLKIPENIYGFTLPLGATLNMNGLASTLGVLSVFAANLYGLPITFSMILQIAFLGVVLAMGCAGVKGADVVTASLLLSTMGLPLTIIPIIAAVSPIVDMGNTVVNVTGDIAGTQIVHKRNPEYSNGG, from the coding sequence ATGAAATGGTGGAGGAAGCAAAAGCTATATGTAAAGATTTTCATCGGCGTAGTAGTTGGGGTTGTGTTAGGTTTGATCTTCGGACCTAAAGTTGCCATTTTAAAACCTATCGGGGACGTTTTTATTCGTTTGTTACAAATGCTCATCGTTCCACTGGCCTTTTTCAGTATTGTATCGGGTATTACGAAGCTTGAAGATATTAAAATGTTACGCTCTATTGGTGGTAAAATAATGCTTATTTATATAGTTACCACTTTATTATCGACACTTATTGGTGTTATTACTGCCCTGTTGATTAGGCCTGGTAAAGGAGAGATAGGACTTCTTGGTAAAACAGAAACTATCGAGCGAGAGGAATTTAGTTTTCTTGATAATATTGTTCAATGGTTTCCGTCAAACGTTGTTCAAGCAATGTCAGAGACAAATATGCTTCAAATTATAATCTTTGGTATTTTTGTCGGAATTGCAATGGTTCTTCTTGGAGACAAGGTGAAGAGAATGAAGGAATTAGCTCATGAAGGCGCAAATTTGATGATTAAAATTGCTGAAATTGTTATTAATTTTGCCCCTTATGGAATTATGGCATTAATCGCAAACGTTATCGGAACACTTGGGTTGGGGGTAGTCATCGAAGTGGGTCGATACGTATTATCAGCTTTTATCGGTTTTTCCATTATTCTTTTAGTTGTCTATCCGATTATGTTAAAAGTATTAGGGAAAACCAGTCCATTATTCTTTTACAAGCAAGTAAGTCCGGCTATGCTAGTAGCTTGCAGTACAACATCAAGTAGTGCAACACTTCCCGCAGCGATGGACGTTTCAAGAGACGGGCTTAAAATACCAGAAAATATATATGGTTTTACGCTTCCACTTGGCGCAACACTTAATATGAATGGATTAGCATCAACATTGGGTGTCCTATCCGTGTTCGCAGCAAATCTATACGGTCTCCCTATAACGTTCAGTATGATTTTACAAATTGCTTTTTTAGGGGTTGTTCTTGCAATGGGTTGCGCAGGAGTGAAAGGAGCGGATGTTGTTACGGCATCACTATTACTTTCTACAATGGGTCTTCCGCTTACGATAATACCAATCATTGCGGCTGTTTCTCCAATTGTAGATATGGGTAACACCGTTGTCAATGTTACTGGTGATATAGCAGGAACACAGATTGTTCATAAGAGGAACCCTGAATACTCAAATGGGGGTTAA
- a CDS encoding ABC transporter substrate-binding protein, whose product MSTFLSKNKTLFYLLSLYCQQKGNTFPQQQLASILKISSKQLNRYLKLFQQHNWITYKAGNGRGHLSKIQWHEDIEQIIVDTIRPHLSTITMMDWEELLTFPNLTDSLAVNFKHLYHQNIKNNILYNERLIAPIYHPIYNLQPNQVNDIYSAALLSNITNRLVETDTNGNIIPSLAHHWKINDMNLRLYLRKNVVFHNGDLLTAHDVAWCLRQLLHLPLWKPIREIIIVDMWTIDFILSESCTYVLHLLTDIKTSIYKVVDNVVFGTGPFAISKHTPNQIVLEAYDNYFGMRALLHTVELNILPKSSNSFYQTNFSNEITPKKINIQNGVCAIILNKNVEACSTKVQRQGIKNVIHKHLYKPLQDDSSLQNHLSSFSNAISQLSKKKVLKIGVPRGKVNLNQYLFSALTKYGYQPQLEALTLSQYIKDSLQPLKYDALVYTNVVTVNTAFHKLHDMFSPVSPIYKICKEDTYFINIFEKFKIATIAEWPLLFDSLNHYLIEEAILIPLFTYLDDIPFAHDILELNFNHLGYIDLSTIWYDKEEL is encoded by the coding sequence ATGTCCACCTTTCTATCAAAAAATAAAACACTATTTTATTTACTTTCACTCTATTGCCAACAGAAAGGCAACACTTTTCCTCAGCAACAATTAGCTTCTATATTAAAAATAAGTTCTAAACAACTGAATCGTTATCTTAAATTATTTCAGCAACACAATTGGATAACTTATAAAGCTGGGAATGGACGCGGACACTTATCCAAAATCCAATGGCATGAAGATATTGAACAAATTATTGTAGATACGATTAGGCCTCATCTCTCAACAATAACAATGATGGATTGGGAAGAATTGCTTACATTTCCTAATTTAACAGACTCTTTAGCAGTAAACTTTAAGCATCTATATCATCAAAATATAAAAAATAATATTTTATATAATGAGCGTTTGATTGCACCAATCTATCATCCCATTTATAATTTACAACCTAATCAGGTAAATGATATATATAGTGCAGCACTTCTTTCCAATATAACAAATCGTTTAGTCGAGACAGATACTAATGGTAATATTATTCCTTCTCTTGCTCACCACTGGAAAATTAATGACATGAATTTACGTCTTTATTTACGAAAAAATGTTGTATTCCACAATGGTGATTTACTAACCGCACACGATGTAGCTTGGTGTTTACGTCAATTACTACATCTTCCTTTATGGAAACCTATTCGAGAAATAATCATCGTGGATATGTGGACAATTGATTTTATTCTTTCGGAATCCTGCACGTACGTACTACACTTACTAACAGATATAAAAACAAGTATCTATAAAGTTGTAGATAATGTAGTTTTCGGAACAGGTCCTTTTGCAATATCTAAGCATACACCCAATCAAATTGTTTTAGAAGCTTATGATAATTATTTTGGCATGAGAGCTTTATTACACACAGTAGAATTAAACATACTTCCAAAATCATCTAATTCGTTTTATCAAACTAATTTTTCAAATGAAATCACCCCCAAAAAAATTAATATCCAAAATGGGGTTTGCGCCATTATTTTAAATAAAAATGTGGAAGCTTGTTCAACTAAAGTACAAAGGCAAGGAATTAAAAACGTAATACATAAGCATTTATATAAACCTTTGCAAGATGATTCTTCATTACAAAATCATTTAAGTAGTTTTAGTAATGCTATCTCACAATTAAGTAAAAAAAAGGTTTTAAAAATTGGCGTGCCTAGAGGGAAAGTCAATCTAAACCAATATTTATTTTCAGCTTTAACGAAATATGGTTATCAACCTCAACTAGAAGCATTAACACTATCTCAATATATTAAAGATTCTCTTCAACCTCTGAAGTACGATGCTCTTGTTTATACAAATGTAGTAACTGTAAATACCGCTTTCCATAAATTACATGACATGTTCAGCCCAGTTTCTCCAATTTATAAAATTTGCAAAGAAGATACATATTTTATAAATATCTTTGAAAAATTTAAAATTGCAACTATAGCAGAATGGCCGTTACTTTTCGATTCATTAAACCACTATTTAATTGAAGAAGCTATTTTGATACCATTATTTACATATCTCGATGATATACCGTTTGCCCACGATATTTTAGAATTAAACTTCAACCACCTAGGGTACATCGATCTTTCAACAATCTGGTATGACAAGGAGGAACTATGA
- a CDS encoding zinc-binding dehydrogenase: MKAVIINEFGTSDVLTYVECSKPTISAGEVLIRTSYTSVNFADIKNRTGNKAKANFPMILGLDVAGVVEEVFDENSDFKKGDQVIAFPKNGAYAEYVVAKEQLVFKIPNDVPLEKVAAVPTVSFLSYLLTHQIAPISKDDCVLIHAASGGVGTMLIQMAKKLGAKKIIGTVSDMKKASIAYELGAQHVLTYENFSAQVNEHTDGHGVNIIFDSIAGNITEESFNCLAPYGTLVQFGNSGGKAGNIKTSDLHSSCRNVKGFSLGTTRALKPEMLQQVAQEMFTLLKDESFQVPIANVFALEDMQKAHELMESRQHQGKILIKI; encoded by the coding sequence ATGAAGGCAGTTATTATCAATGAGTTTGGCACTTCTGATGTTTTAACGTATGTGGAATGTTCAAAGCCTACGATTTCGGCAGGGGAAGTATTAATACGGACGTCATATACGAGTGTGAATTTTGCTGATATAAAAAACAGAACAGGAAATAAAGCAAAAGCGAATTTTCCGATGATACTTGGTTTAGATGTAGCGGGTGTAGTTGAAGAAGTTTTTGATGAGAATAGTGATTTTAAAAAGGGGGATCAAGTAATTGCATTCCCGAAAAATGGGGCCTATGCAGAATATGTGGTGGCGAAAGAGCAGCTCGTTTTTAAAATTCCGAACGATGTCCCTTTGGAAAAGGTAGCTGCTGTGCCAACGGTTTCATTTCTATCCTATCTTTTGACACATCAAATCGCTCCAATTAGTAAAGACGATTGTGTATTAATTCATGCTGCATCCGGTGGAGTAGGGACAATGCTTATTCAAATGGCGAAAAAGCTAGGTGCCAAAAAAATTATTGGCACGGTTAGTGATATGAAGAAAGCGTCAATTGCCTATGAACTAGGTGCACAGCATGTACTAACTTATGAGAATTTTAGTGCTCAAGTTAATGAACATACGGATGGTCATGGTGTTAACATTATTTTTGACTCAATTGCTGGAAATATTACGGAAGAGAGCTTTAACTGTTTAGCTCCTTATGGTACGTTAGTGCAATTTGGAAATAGTGGTGGCAAGGCAGGAAATATAAAAACATCTGATTTACATAGTAGCTGCCGTAATGTGAAAGGCTTTAGCTTAGGAACGACCCGAGCTCTTAAGCCAGAAATGCTTCAACAAGTTGCACAAGAGATGTTTACTTTATTAAAAGATGAAAGCTTCCAAGTACCAATTGCCAATGTTTTTGCTTTAGAGGACATGCAGAAAGCCCATGAATTAATGGAAAGTCGTCAGCATCAAGGGAAAATTTTAATTAAAATATAA